The Astatotilapia calliptera chromosome 14, fAstCal1.2, whole genome shotgun sequence genome includes a region encoding these proteins:
- the drc12 gene encoding dynein regulatory complex protein 12: protein MSPKKKTKKTAEKSPEKCQNDVEEKHRHSILDIAILQDHIALQCEALRRVQSDRADLRRRVRDMEQKLQRERQDHRDIYWDLSRQYKTMQTELTNKVKKLEQEVSQLKEDLALSQEELSKEKSERKQVEQEKDAIIADLRQKLDNMESDYEKILHETLDSLSSQLSATRQGWEDESATLHQKYKELLSEFGLNALDL, encoded by the exons ATGTccccgaagaagaagacaaagaagaccGCAGAGAAAAGTCCAGAAAAAT GTCAAAATGACGTGGAAGAAAAGCATAGGCACAGTATTCTGGATATAGCCATTCTGCAGGATCACATAG CCTTACAGTGTGAGGCTTTAAGAAGGGTCCAGTCAGACAGAGCTGACCTGAGGAGACGTGTAAGAGACATGGAACAGAAGCTGCAGCGCGAGAGACAAGACCACAGGGACATCTACTGGG ACCTCAGTCGCCAGTACAAAACCATGCAGACCGAACTGACCAACAAGGTGAAGAAACtggaacaggaagtcagccaacTGAAGGAAGACCTTG cccTATCCCAGGAGGAACTGAGTAAAGAGAAAAGTGAGCGTAAGCAAGTGGAGCAGGAGAAGGATGCCATCATAGCAGACCTTCGACAAAAGCTGGACAACATGGAGTCAGACTATGAGAAGATCCTTCAT GAGACTCTCGACAGCCTGAGTTCCCAGCTGTCTGCGACTCGACAGGGTTGGGAAGACGAAAGCGCAACTCTTCATCAAAAGTACAAGGAGCTGCTCTCTGAATTTGGCCTAAATGCCCTGGATCTTTAA